Proteins from a genomic interval of Kribbella aluminosa:
- a CDS encoding DUF4142 domain-containing protein, with amino-acid sequence MRRLPAVLLLVLVGLLVMTQPANAATTQPDPTYLNAAHQLNLTIVEAAHAATTAAKTACVRRAGAQLESDHRKLAAQELDVATRLGIVLLTVPSLAQRQQLDALAAKAGKPGYDAAWLALQRQQHQKYLTLVEGDLPKNASPAVESVANAAKPVIQMDQRLVAGPCKSGSGTPVVATGSGGQQADALLARSRVALILLGLGAILLLVGKSISVRRRLLGIAALGAGLVMMFGGQPGNAGKVPDASASMSDREAAVPPVKLKLPGYLEATVRPVATGGDGQLQVPKTADVGWWAAGAGPGAAGGTVLLAGHVDTTQGLGVFAPLSGVPVGAKVAVTAGDGGVHWYRIVARRTYKQDALPSDLFRGAVKPRLALVTCTGPYDHKAQRYSDNLVLYGVPMD; translated from the coding sequence GTGCGACGACTGCCGGCCGTGCTGCTTCTCGTACTAGTCGGGCTGTTGGTGATGACGCAGCCGGCGAACGCCGCGACGACGCAGCCGGATCCGACGTACCTGAATGCCGCGCACCAGCTCAACCTGACCATCGTCGAGGCCGCGCACGCGGCGACCACGGCCGCGAAGACCGCCTGCGTACGACGGGCCGGTGCGCAGCTGGAGAGCGATCACCGCAAGCTCGCGGCGCAGGAGCTCGACGTCGCCACCCGGCTCGGCATCGTGCTGCTGACGGTGCCGTCGCTGGCCCAGCGCCAGCAGCTCGACGCGCTCGCCGCGAAGGCCGGGAAACCGGGGTACGACGCCGCGTGGCTGGCGTTGCAGCGGCAGCAGCACCAGAAGTACCTGACGCTCGTCGAGGGCGATCTGCCGAAGAACGCGTCACCGGCCGTGGAGTCCGTGGCCAATGCCGCCAAGCCCGTCATCCAGATGGACCAGCGGTTGGTGGCCGGCCCTTGCAAGTCGGGCTCCGGGACCCCTGTCGTGGCCACAGGAAGCGGTGGACAGCAGGCGGACGCGCTGCTGGCGCGGTCGCGGGTGGCGTTGATCCTGCTCGGTCTCGGCGCGATCCTGCTGCTGGTCGGCAAGTCGATTTCGGTTCGCCGGCGGCTGCTCGGTATCGCGGCCCTCGGGGCCGGGTTGGTGATGATGTTCGGCGGTCAGCCCGGTAACGCCGGGAAGGTCCCGGACGCGAGCGCGTCGATGTCCGACCGGGAGGCCGCCGTACCTCCGGTCAAGCTCAAGCTGCCCGGATACCTGGAAGCGACGGTTCGACCGGTCGCGACCGGTGGGGACGGTCAGCTCCAGGTGCCGAAGACGGCGGACGTCGGCTGGTGGGCCGCGGGTGCGGGGCCCGGTGCGGCCGGCGGCACGGTGCTGCTCGCGGGCCATGTGGACACGACGCAGGGGCTCGGAGTGTTCGCTCCGTTGTCCGGCGTACCGGTCGGCGCCAAGGTCGCGGTGACGGCCGGGGACGGCGGCGTGCACTGGTACCGGATCGTCGCGCGTCGGACGTACAAGCAGGACGCCTTGCCGTCCGACCTGTTCCGCGGCGCCGTCAAGCCGCGGCTGGCGCTGGTGACCTGCACGGGCCCGTACGACCACAAGGCGCAGCGCTACAGCGACAACCTGGTGCTGTACGGCGTACCGATGGACTGA
- a CDS encoding sodium-translocating pyrophosphatase — protein sequence MSALLAAQAVDLSSSNTTLVIVVGVIAILAVAIAMVFRGQVLAANDGTENMKTIAAAVQEGAAAYLNRQFRTLSIFAVVAFLLLFLLPAHTDGGNQTTLKIFRSVFFLVGAGFSALIGYLGMWLATRANVRVAAAARDEGREPAMRVAFRTGGTVGMATVGFGLFGAALVVLIFKGDAPTVLEGFGFGAAMLAMFMRVGGGIFTKAADVGADLVGKVEQNIPEDDPRNAATIADNVGDNVGDCAGMAADLFESYAVMLVASLILGKAAFGEQGLIFPLIVPAIGAITAVVGVFLTRPRTGENGLRTINRAFYISAVISAVLCAVAAFVYLPSSFKELTGAAGTAVAGNSGDPRLIATVSVIIGIVLAAIILALTGYFTGTEDKPVKDVGKTSLTGAATVILSGISVGFESAVYTAVVIAAAVYGAFLVGGSGIVALFAIALAGCGLLTTVGVIVAMDTFGPVSDNAQGIAEMSGDVDGEAAQILTELDAVGNTTKAITKGIAIATAVLAATALFGSYTDAIRTSLADNYAKFEADALVFNPGTLVGIILGAAVVFMFSGLAINAVGRAAGAVVYEVRRQFRDIPGIMEGTGKPEYGKVVDICTRDSLRELATPGLLALTAPIAVGFGLGAPALAGYLAGAIGSGTLMAVFLANSGGAWDNAKKLVEDGNHGGKGSPAHEATIIGDTVGDPFKDTAGPAINPLIKVMNLVSVLIAPAIVGMSKIGDNPNTVLRVIIAVVAVVILAAAVYVSKRRESVISDTPAEAKAAA from the coding sequence ATGTCCGCGCTGCTTGCTGCACAAGCGGTGGATCTTTCGTCGAGCAACACCACACTGGTGATCGTCGTCGGAGTGATCGCGATCCTCGCGGTCGCCATTGCGATGGTCTTCCGGGGCCAGGTGCTTGCCGCGAACGATGGCACCGAGAACATGAAGACGATCGCCGCCGCGGTCCAGGAAGGCGCAGCCGCCTACCTGAACCGGCAGTTCCGGACGCTGTCGATCTTCGCCGTGGTCGCGTTTCTGTTGCTGTTCCTGCTGCCGGCGCACACCGACGGCGGCAACCAGACCACGCTGAAGATCTTCCGATCGGTCTTCTTCCTCGTCGGTGCGGGTTTTTCCGCCCTGATCGGCTACCTGGGCATGTGGCTCGCGACGCGGGCCAACGTCCGGGTCGCCGCGGCCGCCCGGGACGAGGGGCGGGAGCCGGCCATGCGGGTCGCGTTCCGGACCGGTGGCACCGTGGGTATGGCGACCGTGGGCTTCGGCCTGTTCGGCGCCGCGCTCGTCGTACTGATCTTCAAGGGTGACGCCCCGACGGTGCTCGAGGGCTTCGGCTTCGGTGCCGCGATGCTCGCGATGTTCATGCGGGTCGGCGGCGGTATCTTCACCAAGGCCGCCGACGTCGGCGCCGACCTGGTCGGCAAGGTCGAGCAGAACATCCCCGAGGACGACCCGCGGAACGCCGCGACGATCGCCGACAACGTCGGTGACAACGTCGGCGACTGCGCCGGGATGGCGGCCGACCTGTTCGAGTCGTACGCCGTGATGCTGGTTGCCTCGCTGATCCTGGGCAAGGCCGCGTTCGGCGAGCAGGGCCTGATCTTCCCACTGATCGTGCCGGCCATCGGCGCGATCACCGCGGTCGTCGGGGTCTTCCTGACCCGCCCGCGGACCGGCGAGAACGGGCTGCGCACGATCAACCGCGCGTTCTACATCTCCGCGGTCATCTCCGCCGTGCTGTGTGCGGTGGCGGCGTTCGTCTACCTGCCGAGCAGCTTCAAGGAGCTGACCGGCGCGGCCGGTACGGCGGTCGCGGGCAACAGCGGTGACCCGCGGCTGATCGCCACCGTCTCGGTGATCATCGGCATCGTGCTGGCGGCCATCATCCTGGCCCTGACCGGCTACTTCACCGGCACCGAGGACAAGCCGGTCAAGGACGTCGGCAAGACCTCGCTGACCGGTGCCGCGACCGTGATCCTGTCCGGTATCTCGGTCGGCTTCGAGTCCGCCGTCTACACCGCCGTGGTGATCGCGGCGGCCGTGTACGGCGCCTTCCTGGTCGGCGGCTCCGGCATCGTCGCACTGTTCGCGATCGCGCTCGCCGGTTGCGGCCTGCTGACCACCGTCGGCGTGATCGTCGCGATGGACACCTTCGGCCCGGTCTCCGACAACGCGCAGGGCATCGCCGAGATGTCCGGCGACGTGGACGGCGAGGCGGCCCAGATCCTCACCGAGCTGGACGCCGTCGGCAACACCACCAAGGCGATCACCAAGGGCATCGCGATCGCGACCGCCGTACTGGCCGCGACCGCGCTGTTCGGCTCGTACACGGATGCGATCCGGACCTCACTGGCCGACAACTACGCCAAGTTCGAGGCCGACGCGCTGGTGTTCAACCCGGGCACCCTGGTCGGCATCATCCTCGGTGCCGCGGTCGTGTTCATGTTCTCCGGTCTGGCCATCAACGCGGTCGGCCGCGCCGCCGGTGCGGTGGTCTACGAGGTCCGTCGCCAGTTCCGCGACATCCCCGGGATCATGGAGGGCACCGGCAAGCCGGAGTACGGCAAGGTCGTCGACATCTGCACCCGCGACTCGCTGCGGGAGCTGGCCACGCCGGGTCTGCTCGCGCTCACCGCGCCGATCGCCGTCGGCTTCGGCCTCGGCGCCCCGGCGCTGGCCGGCTACCTGGCCGGTGCGATCGGTTCCGGCACGCTGATGGCGGTCTTCCTGGCCAACTCCGGTGGTGCCTGGGACAACGCCAAGAAGCTGGTCGAGGACGGCAACCACGGTGGCAAGGGTTCGCCCGCGCACGAGGCGACGATCATCGGTGACACCGTCGGTGACCCGTTCAAGGACACCGCCGGCCCTGCCATCAACCCGCTGATCAAGGTGATGAACCTGGTCTCGGTGCTGATCGCCCCGGCGATCGTCGGGATGTCGAAGATCGGCGACAACCCGAACACGGTGCTGCGGGTGATCATCGCGGTCGTCGCGGTGGTCATCCTGGCCGCGGCGGTGTACGTCTCCAAGCGCCGCGAGTCGGTCATCTCCGACACGCCGGCGGAGGCGAAGGCAGCCGCCTGA
- a CDS encoding DUF2785 domain-containing protein has product MTDWVQVREAGFAVPEGAVRELVAELVGMLRSPDPDVRDRQAYSTLATWIGRGVLSERELRELGDELVPRFGDPEIQARTFVPLILDVIVSTGVFEPGWVPPFERWYVGEPDLRGYDEKLGWLHAVAHGADLLGTLGLHPAVEPVQMLRLGIGRLLTPTTYVFRDLEDDRLGYALAATLTRADLTESDAVDWLDPALRVLANPPTAGFAPEVLNTVRTLRALYVFADHGFRIGAAKKLTRIPQREQLKDRLADVFRVVTPYRL; this is encoded by the coding sequence ATGACGGATTGGGTGCAGGTGCGGGAGGCCGGGTTCGCCGTACCCGAGGGGGCGGTGCGGGAGCTGGTGGCCGAGCTCGTGGGGATGCTGCGGTCGCCGGATCCCGACGTACGGGATCGGCAGGCGTACTCGACGCTGGCGACCTGGATCGGCCGGGGCGTGCTGTCGGAGCGGGAATTGCGGGAGCTCGGCGACGAGCTGGTGCCGCGGTTCGGGGACCCGGAGATCCAGGCGCGGACGTTCGTACCGCTGATCCTCGACGTGATCGTGTCCACCGGCGTCTTCGAGCCCGGCTGGGTGCCGCCGTTCGAGCGGTGGTACGTCGGGGAGCCGGACCTGCGCGGGTACGACGAGAAGCTCGGCTGGCTGCACGCGGTGGCGCACGGCGCGGACCTGCTCGGGACGCTCGGGCTGCATCCGGCCGTTGAGCCGGTGCAGATGCTCCGGCTCGGGATCGGCCGGCTGCTGACGCCGACGACGTACGTGTTCCGGGACCTGGAGGACGACCGGCTCGGGTACGCGCTTGCCGCGACGCTGACCCGGGCCGACCTGACCGAATCCGACGCGGTCGATTGGCTGGACCCGGCGCTCCGGGTGCTGGCGAACCCGCCGACGGCGGGGTTCGCGCCAGAAGTGCTGAACACCGTCCGGACCTTGCGGGCGCTGTACGTGTTCGCGGACCACGGTTTCCGGATCGGCGCTGCGAAGAAGCTCACACGGATCCCGCAGCGCGAGCAGCTCAAGGACCGGCTCGCGGACGTCTTCCGGGTCGTGACGCCGTACCGGCTCTGA
- a CDS encoding cytochrome P450: MVATYLKRWVGNRILNRSTRKGGLDLSKMRMFPSSVSMPLRRQGLDPVPELGAVRETEPVHKLAHLFGLNIWVVSGHAEAKYVLSNEEDYSHDIRPLVGSDPNKPSEGIGGLGFTDPPDHTRLRKLLTPEFTKRKLSRLEPAIEKIVNDQLDLMDAKGPVADIVSDFAFNVPFLLIADLLGVEEQDRDRFRALGPARFDMSGGGIGLFGSASESREFLFEIVRKQRANPGDGLIGSIIRDKGDDIDDVELGGLADGVFLGGYETSASMLALGTLVLLRDPENFERIRNEPGAVDVIVDELLRYLTVVQVAFPRFARHDHELFGQPVKKGDLVAVSLSGADRDTGVFGADAEDFYPRRTVSSAHLAFGYGMHRCVGAELARMELRAAFTALAHRFPDLALAVPEDQLRFRDFSIVYGVDTLPVRLHAAGAEQAAG, from the coding sequence ATGGTTGCGACATACCTGAAGCGTTGGGTCGGCAACCGGATCCTCAACAGGAGCACCCGCAAGGGTGGTCTCGACCTGTCGAAGATGCGGATGTTCCCCAGCTCGGTCTCGATGCCGCTGCGCCGGCAGGGCCTGGACCCGGTGCCCGAGCTGGGCGCCGTCCGGGAGACCGAGCCGGTGCACAAGCTGGCCCATCTGTTCGGGCTGAACATCTGGGTCGTGAGCGGACATGCCGAGGCCAAGTACGTGCTCTCCAACGAGGAGGACTACAGCCACGACATCCGCCCGCTGGTCGGATCCGACCCGAACAAGCCGTCCGAGGGGATCGGCGGCCTCGGGTTCACCGACCCGCCGGACCACACCCGGCTGCGCAAGCTGCTGACGCCCGAGTTCACCAAACGCAAGCTGTCGCGGCTCGAGCCCGCGATCGAGAAGATCGTGAACGACCAGCTGGACCTGATGGACGCGAAGGGGCCGGTCGCGGACATCGTGTCGGACTTCGCGTTCAACGTGCCGTTCCTGCTGATCGCCGACCTGCTCGGGGTCGAGGAGCAGGACCGGGACCGCTTCCGCGCGCTCGGTCCGGCCCGGTTCGACATGTCCGGTGGTGGGATCGGGCTGTTCGGGTCAGCGTCGGAGTCGCGCGAGTTCCTGTTCGAGATCGTCCGCAAGCAGCGGGCGAACCCGGGTGACGGGCTGATCGGGTCGATCATCCGCGACAAGGGCGACGACATCGACGACGTGGAGCTCGGTGGGCTGGCCGACGGGGTGTTCCTCGGCGGGTACGAGACGTCCGCCAGCATGCTCGCGCTCGGCACGCTGGTGCTGCTCCGCGACCCGGAGAACTTCGAGCGGATCCGGAACGAGCCAGGCGCCGTCGACGTGATCGTCGACGAGCTGCTCCGGTACCTGACCGTGGTACAGGTCGCGTTCCCGCGGTTCGCGCGGCACGACCACGAGCTGTTCGGGCAGCCGGTGAAGAAGGGCGACCTGGTCGCCGTGTCGCTGTCCGGCGCGGACCGCGACACGGGCGTCTTCGGGGCGGACGCCGAGGACTTCTACCCCCGTCGTACCGTCTCCTCCGCGCACCTCGCCTTCGGGTACGGCATGCACCGCTGCGTCGGCGCCGAACTGGCCCGGATGGAGCTCCGCGCCGCGTTCACCGCCCTCGCGCACCGCTTCCCGGACCTCGCCCTCGCCGTACCGGAAGACCAACTCCGCTTCCGCGACTTCTCGATCGTGTACGGCGTCGACACACTGCCGGTCCGCCTGCACGCAGCCGGCGCCGAACAAGCCGCCGGCTAG
- a CDS encoding SigE family RNA polymerase sigma factor, producing MESALEFEAFAVARQGVLFRYAYLLVGDRGYAEDLLQEALTKTFTRWHRLRDSANAEAYTRRVITNTAINWFRRKGWSEKPRDDIPPLPHTDDTTTRMWLRAELRKLPPRQRAVLVLRYFEDLSLADTARILGCTEGTVKSQGARALARLRATLGPDETLIIEKVVL from the coding sequence ATGGAATCGGCACTGGAGTTCGAGGCGTTCGCCGTGGCGCGGCAGGGGGTGTTGTTCCGCTACGCGTACCTGCTCGTCGGCGACCGTGGGTATGCCGAGGATCTGCTGCAGGAGGCGTTGACCAAGACCTTCACGCGCTGGCACCGGCTGCGGGACTCCGCGAACGCAGAGGCCTACACGCGGCGGGTGATCACCAACACCGCGATCAACTGGTTCCGGCGGAAGGGCTGGAGCGAGAAGCCGCGGGACGACATACCGCCGCTGCCGCATACCGACGACACCACGACCCGGATGTGGTTGCGCGCCGAGCTCCGCAAGCTGCCCCCGCGGCAACGGGCCGTTCTCGTACTGCGGTACTTCGAGGACCTCAGCCTCGCCGACACCGCCCGGATCCTCGGGTGCACCGAAGGAACCGTGAAGAGCCAGGGCGCCCGGGCACTCGCCCGGCTGCGCGCCACGCTCGGCCCGGACGAGACCCTGATCATCGAAAAGGTGGTGCTGTGA
- a CDS encoding GGDEF domain-containing protein, translating to MAAGDPLTARIAAAMTAAQSGGHAGAAAEIDAIRTELGGVPSYSLAAAEYVRGVTAHHASDADEALRAVDALIEVARAIDEPGWEANALPIRIINLARSGRGGDTVNDLVAAEAALSRTKDAGLIAWAHTGLGYAYDVLRLFELCIPHYELATQLDDDVFELAESLAIDRLNLAETYLRWAHELERLGDPLYTTEIEERLASAAYWAREAERVIVDDESQEFWKLSARLWLAAAATEQDPEQAVAELTEVRDRISKLGETERLAIAGAYLARALRANGQAEQGKAAADRAAADLIPLADPATHILVLQTRSEIDALDGSPGSLAGLTYARSVARGWWKERQRALNAVRHALAAHDLPARHDAEWHAARQDPLTGVGNRRALDERLTAARDSGRAVTLLALDVDDLKIVNDTFGHACGDELLQVAANLLVEQARATDAVVRSGGDEFFVVLDQPDAKGGARLAERIRVAVEAIAATTEKPWLRRLGLSLGYAATAEGLGVEQLIRRADQRLYEDKHRNT from the coding sequence ATGGCGGCGGGCGATCCGCTGACCGCCCGGATCGCCGCTGCGATGACCGCGGCTCAGTCGGGTGGGCACGCCGGCGCGGCTGCGGAGATCGACGCGATCCGGACCGAGCTGGGCGGGGTACCGAGCTACTCGCTGGCTGCCGCGGAGTACGTCCGGGGTGTGACCGCGCACCACGCCAGCGACGCCGACGAGGCGCTGCGTGCGGTGGACGCGCTGATCGAGGTGGCACGCGCGATCGACGAGCCGGGGTGGGAGGCGAACGCGCTGCCGATCCGGATCATCAACCTGGCCCGGAGTGGCCGCGGCGGCGACACCGTGAACGATCTGGTCGCGGCCGAGGCGGCGTTGAGCCGGACCAAGGACGCCGGCCTGATCGCCTGGGCGCACACCGGCCTCGGGTACGCGTACGACGTACTGCGGCTGTTCGAGCTGTGCATCCCGCACTACGAGCTCGCGACCCAGCTGGACGACGACGTGTTCGAGCTGGCCGAGTCGCTGGCGATCGACCGGCTGAACCTCGCGGAGACCTACCTGCGCTGGGCGCACGAGCTCGAACGACTCGGCGATCCCTTGTACACAACGGAAATCGAGGAGCGGCTGGCGTCGGCGGCGTACTGGGCCCGCGAGGCCGAGCGGGTGATCGTCGACGACGAGAGTCAGGAGTTCTGGAAACTCAGCGCCCGGCTGTGGCTCGCCGCGGCCGCCACCGAGCAGGACCCGGAGCAGGCGGTCGCCGAGCTGACCGAGGTCCGCGACCGGATCAGCAAGCTCGGTGAGACCGAGCGGCTGGCGATCGCCGGCGCCTATCTGGCCAGGGCGTTGCGCGCGAACGGTCAGGCCGAGCAGGGGAAAGCGGCCGCGGACCGGGCCGCCGCGGACCTGATTCCGTTGGCCGACCCCGCGACTCACATCCTGGTGCTGCAGACCCGTTCGGAGATCGACGCGCTCGACGGTTCGCCGGGATCCCTGGCGGGGCTGACCTACGCACGGTCGGTCGCCCGCGGCTGGTGGAAGGAGCGGCAGCGCGCGCTGAACGCCGTACGGCATGCTCTTGCCGCGCACGATCTGCCGGCCCGGCACGATGCCGAGTGGCACGCGGCGCGGCAGGATCCGCTGACCGGTGTGGGAAACCGGCGCGCCCTCGACGAGCGGTTGACCGCGGCCCGGGACTCGGGTCGTGCGGTGACCCTGCTGGCTCTCGACGTCGACGACCTGAAGATCGTCAACGACACGTTCGGGCACGCCTGCGGCGACGAATTGCTGCAGGTTGCTGCAAATCTGCTGGTAGAACAGGCGCGCGCCACCGATGCCGTGGTTCGATCGGGAGGCGACGAGTTCTTCGTGGTGCTCGATCAGCCCGACGCCAAGGGCGGCGCGCGGCTGGCCGAGCGGATCCGGGTCGCGGTCGAGGCGATCGCGGCGACGACGGAGAAGCCGTGGTTGCGCCGGCTCGGGCTGAGTCTCGGGTACGCCGCAACCGCCGAAGGGCTCGGTGTGGAGCAGTTGATCCGGCGGGCGGACCAACGGCTGTACGAGGACAAACACCGGAACACGTGA
- a CDS encoding ABC transporter ATP-binding protein, whose amino-acid sequence MIEAQGLTKRYGETVAVDNLSFEIKPGKVTGFLGPNGAGKSTTMRMILGLDTPTSGVVTIAGQRYRDLKRPLTKVGALLDAKWVHPNRSARAHLAWMAASNKLPKSSVDNALEMVGLSSVANKRAGAFSLGMSQRLGIAGALLGDPEVLLFDEPVNGLDPEGIVWIRTFMHRLADEGRTVLVSSHLLSEMSLTAEELVVIGRGKLIAQSTTQEFVDRASGTTVKVRTPQLDQLAGILNEQQLKTRIEDVENEGKVLFVEGDLKTDQIGETAAVHGIVLHELTLQRGSLEQAFMRMTGDSVEYHASEDIAAVAHLDAPSAAEVAAGPKEDN is encoded by the coding sequence ATGATCGAGGCACAAGGCCTCACCAAGCGATACGGCGAGACAGTTGCCGTTGACAACCTGTCTTTCGAGATCAAACCCGGTAAGGTGACCGGCTTCCTCGGTCCGAACGGTGCCGGCAAGTCCACCACCATGCGGATGATCCTCGGACTCGACACCCCGACGTCCGGCGTGGTCACGATCGCCGGGCAGCGCTACCGCGACCTGAAGCGGCCACTGACCAAGGTCGGCGCGCTGCTGGACGCGAAATGGGTGCACCCGAACCGCTCTGCCCGCGCGCACCTGGCCTGGATGGCGGCCTCGAACAAGCTGCCGAAGTCGTCGGTCGACAACGCGCTCGAGATGGTCGGGCTCTCGTCGGTCGCGAACAAGCGGGCCGGTGCCTTCTCGCTGGGTATGTCCCAGCGGCTCGGTATCGCCGGCGCGCTGCTCGGCGACCCCGAGGTGCTGCTCTTCGACGAGCCGGTGAACGGACTCGACCCGGAGGGCATCGTCTGGATCCGGACCTTCATGCACCGGCTGGCCGACGAGGGCCGGACCGTGCTGGTCTCCAGCCACCTGCTGTCCGAGATGTCGCTGACCGCCGAGGAACTGGTCGTCATCGGCCGCGGCAAGCTGATCGCGCAGAGCACCACCCAGGAGTTCGTCGACCGCGCCAGCGGTACGACGGTCAAGGTCCGGACGCCGCAGCTCGACCAGCTGGCCGGCATCCTGAACGAGCAGCAGCTGAAGACCCGGATCGAGGACGTCGAGAACGAGGGCAAGGTGCTGTTCGTCGAGGGCGACCTGAAGACCGACCAGATCGGCGAGACGGCGGCCGTGCACGGCATCGTGCTGCACGAGCTGACGCTGCAGCGCGGTTCGCTGGAGCAGGCCTTCATGCGGATGACCGGCGACTCCGTCGAATACCACGCGTCGGAGGACATCGCCGCTGTCGCGCACCTGGACGCGCCGTCCGCCGCCGAGGTGGCCGCGGGTCCGAAGGAGGACAACTGA